One Eriocheir sinensis breed Jianghai 21 chromosome 32, ASM2467909v1, whole genome shotgun sequence genomic region harbors:
- the LOC127006277 gene encoding putative sodium-coupled neutral amino acid transporter 10 isoform X19, which produces MAGNTRHVVNMANSIVGVSILSMPYCFKEAGLLLGVVMVLVSGVITKKTCMFLVRAAIMARHRSYEFLAFHVFGVRGKLAVELCMILFLIGICISFHVVMGDLAPAIAARLLHVPNTPSLRATMLLGIAILVVLPLCLLRKLDNLASMSAFSILFYFFLITVIFWYAFPRLVDGSWFHLAHLWRPAGVLQVLPICMLGLSCQSNVFEIYDSVPDPDVPKMRAVVNNALNLCCALYIAVGFFGYIAFVDQDIAGNLIMNFPASPLTEGIKLFFTVSLAISFPLMIFPCRTSIHSLVYRRIEGVGVGCGDLSSENAQGFDLVGNYMPEARFKAITVGILTVSVVVGILVPNIEFVLGVLGSTMGVIISLVLPSIMFIKVNSKASVERLVAQGIMLMGVLLIVTGTYLNLTHTPHDTALSAADQQVVMAVPPALLNDGLRDLPPEKEGDIPLPRRDEDARAKAGAGAGAGAEDSDTRREPVAPEPPPSEEEEEEKKEAAAAKQERKESVKEEGGGGQDPQGDALHPDAIQKEEKEAHQEGGGGAGLMEEELLQKIEDQHREQQKILAEQKQILQELKDQKAQQEQAAAAAAAAAVAAGNPVQPAAAAPQPAWVAGAPPAAAVPLAGQQAPNAMPVAGQQAVPAVPAVNYAEQVAPQAVIPAGQAVPLAPAAQVVPAGVPAAQVAQAVPAGQVVQTVPAGQVVQAVPVAQVAQAVPVAQVAQAVPAAQVAQAVPVAQVAQAVPAAQVAQAGLPAAQLPPNAAQVAPVANYAVLPAGQGSPALPAGQGAPAAQMAPAARQVPTAQVLPATSQVAPAVGQMGPAVPAALVGPTVGQVVPPAAPMARAVGPTPPAAAPRVSAGAPAGGQVRPATPKAPKAPKQSAPVALKAPKQSAPVAPNAPKPSSPKPRLPHYPSAGLPAGQQPAKKGPVGYLEKMSSAAPKKPRKHDEERRKRAAGPEPELVLGLGPEGADLPPVDLAAGGWGVVGQKEAAFETRHLLWGNRRTKRRHRRGGQRGGDEEYWDET; this is translated from the exons ATGGCGGGCAACACCAGGCATGTCGTTAATATGGCCAATTCCATCGTTGGCGTCTCCATACTCTCCATGCCCTACTGCTtcaaggag GCTGGGCTGCtgctgggggtggtgatggtgctggtgagcGGCGTCATTACCAAGAAGACCTGCATGTTCCTGGTGCGGGCGGCGATCATGGCCAGACACCGCAGCTACGAGTTCTTGG CGTTCCATGTGTTCGGCGTGCGCGGCAAGCTGGCGGTGGAGCTCTGTATGATCCTCTTCCTCATCGGGATCTGCATCTCCTTCCACGTGGTGATGGGGGACCTCGCGCCCGCCATCGCCGCCCGGCTCCTGCACGTCCCCAACACCCCCTCGCTCCGGGCCACCATGCTGCTAG gCATAGCCATTCTGGTGGTGCTGCCGCTGTGCCTGCTGCGGAAGCTGGACAACCTGGCCTCCATGTCcgccttctccatcctcttctacttcttcctcatcACCGTG ATCTTCTGGTACGCCTTCCCCCGCCTGGTGGACGGCTCATGGTTCCACCTGGCGCACCTGTGGCGGCCGGCGGGTGTCCTGCAAGTCCTGCCCATCTGTATGCTCGGCCTGTCCTGCCAGAG caatgTCTTCGAGATCTACGATTCTGTGCCTGACCCTGATGTCCCAAAAATGCGCGCTGTGGTCAACAACGCACTCAACCTCTGCTGTGCCCTCTACATCGCCGTGGGCTTCTTCGGATACATCGCCTTCGTGGACCAGGatattgcag GTAACCTCATCATGAACTTCCCGGCCAGCCCGCTCACGGAGGGCATCAAGCTGTTCTTCACTGTCTCCCTCGCCATCAGCTTCCCCCTCATGATCTTCCCCTGCCGCACCTCCATTCACTCCCTGGTCTATCGTagg ATCGAAGGTGTTGGGGTTGGGTGTGGCGACCTGTCCTCGGAG AACGCGCAAGGCTTCGACCTGGTGGGGAACTACATGCCGGAAGCGAGGTTCAAGGCGATTACCGTGGGCATCCTCACCGTCAGCGTGGTGGTCGGGATTCTGGTGCCTAATATTG AGTTCGTGCTGGGCGTGCTGGGCTCCACCATGGGGGTCATCATCTCCCTGGTCTTGCCGTCCATCATGTTCATCAAGGTCAACTCCAAGGCGTCTGTCGAGAGGCTGGTAGCGCAG GGCATAATGTTGATGGGCGTCTTACTCATTGTGACGGGAACCTACCTGAACCTGACCCACACCCCCCACGACACGGCCCTCTCAGCGGCAGACCAGCAGGTTGTGATGGCCGTGCCGCCCGCCCTACTCAACGATGGCCTGCGTGACCTGCCCCCGGAGAAAG AGGGTGACATACCACTGCCCCGGCGTGATGAAGACGCCCGGGCCAAGGCTGGGGCTGGGGCCGGGGCCGGGGCGGAAGACTCTGACACGCGGCGGGAGCCTGTGGCCCCTGAGCCTCCGccctcagaggaggaggaagaggagaagaaagaggcagCGGCAGCcaagcaggagaggaaggagtcagtgaaggaggagggtggCGGGGGCCAGGACCCCCAGGGTGACGCGCTGCACCCTGACGCCAtccagaaggaggagaaggaggcccaccaggaggggggcgggggggcgggccTGATGGAGGAGGAGCTGCTGCAGAAGATTGAGGACCAGCACCGGGAGCAGCAGAAGATCCTGGCCGAGCAGAAGCAGATCCTGCAGGAACTCAAGGACCAGAAGGCCCAGCAGGAGcaggccgccgctgctgctgctgctgccgctgttgCTGCCGGCAACCCTGTACAGCCTGCTGCCGCGGCACCCCAGCCTGCCTGGGTGGCCGGTGCCCCCCCTGCTGCTGCTGTGCCCTTGGCAGGCCAGCAGGCTCCCAACGCTATGCCTGTGGCAGGCCAGCAGGCTGTCCCAGCTGTGCCCGCTGTAAATTATGCAGAACAGGTGGCTCCCCAGGCTGTCATACCTGCAGGCCAGGCAGTGCCTCTTGCACCTGCAGCCCAAGTGGTCCCCGCTGGTGTCCCTGCAGCTCAGGTGGCCCAGGCTGTTCCTGCAGGACAGGTGGTCCAGACTGTTCCTGCAGGTCAGGTGGTCCAGGCTGTTCCCGTTGCTCAGGTGGCCCAGGCTGTTCCCGTTGCTCAGGTGGCCCAGGCTGTTCCTGCTGCTCAG GTGGCCCAGGCTGTTCCCGTTGCTCAGGTGGCCCAGGCTGTTCCTGCTGCTCAGGTGGCCCAGGCTGGCCTCCCTGCTGCTCAGTTGCCACCCAATGCTGCCCAAGTGGCCCCTGTTGCAAATTATGCAGTCCTTCCTGCGGGACAAGGTTCCCCCGCCCTGCCCGCTGGACAGGGGGCTCCTGCAGCTCAAATGGCCCCTGCTGCCAGACAAGTGCCTACCGCCCAAGTATTGCCTGCTACAAGCCAGGTGGCTCCTGCTGTGGGTCAGATGGGtcctgctgtgcctgctgcccTGGTGGGTCCCACTGTTGGCCAGGTAGTGCCCCCTGCTGCCCCCATGGCTCGCGCTGTGGGCCCCACACCCCCCGCTGCTGCCCCGCGTGTGTCTGCCGGGGCCCCAGCGGGTGGGCAGGTTCGGCCGGCCACCCCGAAGGCCCCAAAGGCCCCCAAGCAGTCTGCCCCAGTGGCCCTCAAGGCCCCAAAACAGTCTGCCCCAGTAGCCCCAAATGCCCCCAAACCGTCATCCCCGAAGCCCCGGTTGCCCCACTACCCATCAGCTGGCCTCCCCGCGGGGCAACAGCCTGCCAAAAAGGGCCCCGTGGGGTACCTGGAGAAGATGTCCTCCGCCGCCCCCAAGAAGCCCCGCAAACACGACGAGGAGCGGCGCAAGAGAGCTGCGGGGCCGGAGCCCGAGCTTGTGCTGGGGCTGGGGCCTGAGGGTGCTGACCTTCCCCCCGTGGACCTGGCTGCCGGAGGCTGGGGCGTGGTGGGGCAGAAGGAGGCTGCCTTTGAGACCAGACACTTGCTCTGGGGCAACCGACGGACCAAGAGGCGGCACCGGCGGGGCGGCCAGCGGGGCGGTGACGAGGAGTACTGGGACGAGACctag
- the LOC127006277 gene encoding putative sodium-coupled neutral amino acid transporter 10 isoform X35: MAGNTRHVVNMANSIVGVSILSMPYCFKEAGLLLGVVMVLVSGVITKKTCMFLVRAAIMARHRSYEFLAFHVFGVRGKLAVELCMILFLIGICISFHVVMGDLAPAIAARLLHVPNTPSLRATMLLGIAILVVLPLCLLRKLDNLASMSAFSILFYFFLITVIFWYAFPRLVDGSWFHLAHLWRPAGVLQVLPICMLGLSCQSNVFEIYDSVPDPDVPKMRAVVNNALNLCCALYIAVGFFGYIAFVDQDIAGNLIMNFPASPLTEGIKLFFTVSLAISFPLMIFPCRTSIHSLVYRRIEGVGVGCGDLSSENAQGFDLVGNYMPEARFKAITVGILTVSVVVGILVPNIEFVLGVLGSTMGVIISLVLPSIMFIKVNSKASVERLVAQGIMLMGVLLIVTGTYLNLTHTPHDTALSAADQQVVMAVPPALLNDGLRDLPPEKEGDIPLPRRDEDARAKAGAGAGAGAEDSDTRREPVAPEPPPSEEEEEEKKEAAAAKQERKESVKEEGGGGQDPQGDALHPDAIQKEEKEAHQEGGGGAGLMEEELLQKIEDQHREQQKILAEQKQILQELKDQKAQQEQAAAAAAAAAVAAGNPVQPAAAAPQPAWVAGAPPAAAVPLAGQQAPNAMPVAGQQAVPAVPAVNYAEQVAPQAVIPAGQAVPLAPAAQVVPAGVPAAQVAQAVPAGQVVQTVPAGQVVQAVPVAQVAQAVPVAQVAQAVPVAQVAQAGLPAAQLPPNAAQVAPVANYAVLPAGQGSPALPAGQGAPAAQMAPAARQVPTAQVLPATSQVAPAVGQMGPAVPAALVGPTVGQVVPPAAPMARAVGPTPPAAAPRVSAGAPAGGQVRPATPKAPKAPKQSAPVALKAPKQSAPVAPNAPKPSSPKPRLPHYPSAGLPAGQQPAKKGPVGYLEKMSSAAPKKPRKHDEERRKRAAGPEPELVLGLGPEGADLPPVDLAAGGWGVVGQKEAAFETRHLLWGNRRTKRRHRRGGQRGGDEEYWDET; encoded by the exons ATGGCGGGCAACACCAGGCATGTCGTTAATATGGCCAATTCCATCGTTGGCGTCTCCATACTCTCCATGCCCTACTGCTtcaaggag GCTGGGCTGCtgctgggggtggtgatggtgctggtgagcGGCGTCATTACCAAGAAGACCTGCATGTTCCTGGTGCGGGCGGCGATCATGGCCAGACACCGCAGCTACGAGTTCTTGG CGTTCCATGTGTTCGGCGTGCGCGGCAAGCTGGCGGTGGAGCTCTGTATGATCCTCTTCCTCATCGGGATCTGCATCTCCTTCCACGTGGTGATGGGGGACCTCGCGCCCGCCATCGCCGCCCGGCTCCTGCACGTCCCCAACACCCCCTCGCTCCGGGCCACCATGCTGCTAG gCATAGCCATTCTGGTGGTGCTGCCGCTGTGCCTGCTGCGGAAGCTGGACAACCTGGCCTCCATGTCcgccttctccatcctcttctacttcttcctcatcACCGTG ATCTTCTGGTACGCCTTCCCCCGCCTGGTGGACGGCTCATGGTTCCACCTGGCGCACCTGTGGCGGCCGGCGGGTGTCCTGCAAGTCCTGCCCATCTGTATGCTCGGCCTGTCCTGCCAGAG caatgTCTTCGAGATCTACGATTCTGTGCCTGACCCTGATGTCCCAAAAATGCGCGCTGTGGTCAACAACGCACTCAACCTCTGCTGTGCCCTCTACATCGCCGTGGGCTTCTTCGGATACATCGCCTTCGTGGACCAGGatattgcag GTAACCTCATCATGAACTTCCCGGCCAGCCCGCTCACGGAGGGCATCAAGCTGTTCTTCACTGTCTCCCTCGCCATCAGCTTCCCCCTCATGATCTTCCCCTGCCGCACCTCCATTCACTCCCTGGTCTATCGTagg ATCGAAGGTGTTGGGGTTGGGTGTGGCGACCTGTCCTCGGAG AACGCGCAAGGCTTCGACCTGGTGGGGAACTACATGCCGGAAGCGAGGTTCAAGGCGATTACCGTGGGCATCCTCACCGTCAGCGTGGTGGTCGGGATTCTGGTGCCTAATATTG AGTTCGTGCTGGGCGTGCTGGGCTCCACCATGGGGGTCATCATCTCCCTGGTCTTGCCGTCCATCATGTTCATCAAGGTCAACTCCAAGGCGTCTGTCGAGAGGCTGGTAGCGCAG GGCATAATGTTGATGGGCGTCTTACTCATTGTGACGGGAACCTACCTGAACCTGACCCACACCCCCCACGACACGGCCCTCTCAGCGGCAGACCAGCAGGTTGTGATGGCCGTGCCGCCCGCCCTACTCAACGATGGCCTGCGTGACCTGCCCCCGGAGAAAG AGGGTGACATACCACTGCCCCGGCGTGATGAAGACGCCCGGGCCAAGGCTGGGGCTGGGGCCGGGGCCGGGGCGGAAGACTCTGACACGCGGCGGGAGCCTGTGGCCCCTGAGCCTCCGccctcagaggaggaggaagaggagaagaaagaggcagCGGCAGCcaagcaggagaggaaggagtcagtgaaggaggagggtggCGGGGGCCAGGACCCCCAGGGTGACGCGCTGCACCCTGACGCCAtccagaaggaggagaaggaggcccaccaggaggggggcgggggggcgggccTGATGGAGGAGGAGCTGCTGCAGAAGATTGAGGACCAGCACCGGGAGCAGCAGAAGATCCTGGCCGAGCAGAAGCAGATCCTGCAGGAACTCAAGGACCAGAAGGCCCAGCAGGAGcaggccgccgctgctgctgctgctgccgctgttgCTGCCGGCAACCCTGTACAGCCTGCTGCCGCGGCACCCCAGCCTGCCTGGGTGGCCGGTGCCCCCCCTGCTGCTGCTGTGCCCTTGGCAGGCCAGCAGGCTCCCAACGCTATGCCTGTGGCAGGCCAGCAGGCTGTCCCAGCTGTGCCCGCTGTAAATTATGCAGAACAGGTGGCTCCCCAGGCTGTCATACCTGCAGGCCAGGCAGTGCCTCTTGCACCTGCAGCCCAAGTGGTCCCCGCTGGTGTCCCTGCAGCTCAGGTGGCCCAGGCTGTTCCTGCAGGACAGGTGGTCCAGACTGTTCCTGCAGGTCAGGTGGTCCAGGCTGTTCCCGTTGCTCAGGTGGCCCAGGCTGTTCCCGTTGCTCAG GTGGCCCAGGCTGTTCCCGTTGCTCAG GTGGCCCAGGCTGGCCTCCCTGCTGCTCAGTTGCCACCCAATGCTGCCCAAGTGGCCCCTGTTGCAAATTATGCAGTCCTTCCTGCGGGACAAGGTTCCCCCGCCCTGCCCGCTGGACAGGGGGCTCCTGCAGCTCAAATGGCCCCTGCTGCCAGACAAGTGCCTACCGCCCAAGTATTGCCTGCTACAAGCCAGGTGGCTCCTGCTGTGGGTCAGATGGGtcctgctgtgcctgctgcccTGGTGGGTCCCACTGTTGGCCAGGTAGTGCCCCCTGCTGCCCCCATGGCTCGCGCTGTGGGCCCCACACCCCCCGCTGCTGCCCCGCGTGTGTCTGCCGGGGCCCCAGCGGGTGGGCAGGTTCGGCCGGCCACCCCGAAGGCCCCAAAGGCCCCCAAGCAGTCTGCCCCAGTGGCCCTCAAGGCCCCAAAACAGTCTGCCCCAGTAGCCCCAAATGCCCCCAAACCGTCATCCCCGAAGCCCCGGTTGCCCCACTACCCATCAGCTGGCCTCCCCGCGGGGCAACAGCCTGCCAAAAAGGGCCCCGTGGGGTACCTGGAGAAGATGTCCTCCGCCGCCCCCAAGAAGCCCCGCAAACACGACGAGGAGCGGCGCAAGAGAGCTGCGGGGCCGGAGCCCGAGCTTGTGCTGGGGCTGGGGCCTGAGGGTGCTGACCTTCCCCCCGTGGACCTGGCTGCCGGAGGCTGGGGCGTGGTGGGGCAGAAGGAGGCTGCCTTTGAGACCAGACACTTGCTCTGGGGCAACCGACGGACCAAGAGGCGGCACCGGCGGGGCGGCCAGCGGGGCGGTGACGAGGAGTACTGGGACGAGACctag
- the LOC127006277 gene encoding putative sodium-coupled neutral amino acid transporter 10 isoform X14 — protein MAGNTRHVVNMANSIVGVSILSMPYCFKEAGLLLGVVMVLVSGVITKKTCMFLVRAAIMARHRSYEFLAFHVFGVRGKLAVELCMILFLIGICISFHVVMGDLAPAIAARLLHVPNTPSLRATMLLGIAILVVLPLCLLRKLDNLASMSAFSILFYFFLITVIFWYAFPRLVDGSWFHLAHLWRPAGVLQVLPICMLGLSCQSNVFEIYDSVPDPDVPKMRAVVNNALNLCCALYIAVGFFGYIAFVDQDIAGNLIMNFPASPLTEGIKLFFTVSLAISFPLMIFPCRTSIHSLVYRRIEGVGVGCGDLSSENAQGFDLVGNYMPEARFKAITVGILTVSVVVGILVPNIEFVLGVLGSTMGVIISLVLPSIMFIKVNSKASVERLVAQGIMLMGVLLIVTGTYLNLTHTPHDTALSAADQQVVMAVPPALLNDGLRDLPPEKEGDIPLPRRDEDARAKAGAGAGAGAEDSDTRREPVAPEPPPSEEEEEEKKEAAAAKQERKESVKEEGGGGQDPQGDALHPDAIQKEEKEAHQEGGGGAGLMEEELLQKIEDQHREQQKILAEQKQILQELKDQKAQQEQAAAAAAAAAVAAGNPVQPAAAAPQPAWVAGAPPAAAVPLAGQQAPNAMPVAGQQAVPAVPAVNYAEQVAPQAVIPAGQAVPLAPAAQVVPAGVPAAQVAQAVPAGQVVQTVPAGQVVQAVPVAQVAQAVPVAQVAQAVPVAQVAQAVPVAQAVPVAQVAQAVPAAQVAQAGLPAAQLPPNAAQVAPVANYAVLPAGQGSPALPAGQGAPAAQMAPAARQVPTAQVLPATSQVAPAVGQMGPAVPAALVGPTVGQVVPPAAPMARAVGPTPPAAAPRVSAGAPAGGQVRPATPKAPKAPKQSAPVALKAPKQSAPVAPNAPKPSSPKPRLPHYPSAGLPAGQQPAKKGPVGYLEKMSSAAPKKPRKHDEERRKRAAGPEPELVLGLGPEGADLPPVDLAAGGWGVVGQKEAAFETRHLLWGNRRTKRRHRRGGQRGGDEEYWDET, from the exons ATGGCGGGCAACACCAGGCATGTCGTTAATATGGCCAATTCCATCGTTGGCGTCTCCATACTCTCCATGCCCTACTGCTtcaaggag GCTGGGCTGCtgctgggggtggtgatggtgctggtgagcGGCGTCATTACCAAGAAGACCTGCATGTTCCTGGTGCGGGCGGCGATCATGGCCAGACACCGCAGCTACGAGTTCTTGG CGTTCCATGTGTTCGGCGTGCGCGGCAAGCTGGCGGTGGAGCTCTGTATGATCCTCTTCCTCATCGGGATCTGCATCTCCTTCCACGTGGTGATGGGGGACCTCGCGCCCGCCATCGCCGCCCGGCTCCTGCACGTCCCCAACACCCCCTCGCTCCGGGCCACCATGCTGCTAG gCATAGCCATTCTGGTGGTGCTGCCGCTGTGCCTGCTGCGGAAGCTGGACAACCTGGCCTCCATGTCcgccttctccatcctcttctacttcttcctcatcACCGTG ATCTTCTGGTACGCCTTCCCCCGCCTGGTGGACGGCTCATGGTTCCACCTGGCGCACCTGTGGCGGCCGGCGGGTGTCCTGCAAGTCCTGCCCATCTGTATGCTCGGCCTGTCCTGCCAGAG caatgTCTTCGAGATCTACGATTCTGTGCCTGACCCTGATGTCCCAAAAATGCGCGCTGTGGTCAACAACGCACTCAACCTCTGCTGTGCCCTCTACATCGCCGTGGGCTTCTTCGGATACATCGCCTTCGTGGACCAGGatattgcag GTAACCTCATCATGAACTTCCCGGCCAGCCCGCTCACGGAGGGCATCAAGCTGTTCTTCACTGTCTCCCTCGCCATCAGCTTCCCCCTCATGATCTTCCCCTGCCGCACCTCCATTCACTCCCTGGTCTATCGTagg ATCGAAGGTGTTGGGGTTGGGTGTGGCGACCTGTCCTCGGAG AACGCGCAAGGCTTCGACCTGGTGGGGAACTACATGCCGGAAGCGAGGTTCAAGGCGATTACCGTGGGCATCCTCACCGTCAGCGTGGTGGTCGGGATTCTGGTGCCTAATATTG AGTTCGTGCTGGGCGTGCTGGGCTCCACCATGGGGGTCATCATCTCCCTGGTCTTGCCGTCCATCATGTTCATCAAGGTCAACTCCAAGGCGTCTGTCGAGAGGCTGGTAGCGCAG GGCATAATGTTGATGGGCGTCTTACTCATTGTGACGGGAACCTACCTGAACCTGACCCACACCCCCCACGACACGGCCCTCTCAGCGGCAGACCAGCAGGTTGTGATGGCCGTGCCGCCCGCCCTACTCAACGATGGCCTGCGTGACCTGCCCCCGGAGAAAG AGGGTGACATACCACTGCCCCGGCGTGATGAAGACGCCCGGGCCAAGGCTGGGGCTGGGGCCGGGGCCGGGGCGGAAGACTCTGACACGCGGCGGGAGCCTGTGGCCCCTGAGCCTCCGccctcagaggaggaggaagaggagaagaaagaggcagCGGCAGCcaagcaggagaggaaggagtcagtgaaggaggagggtggCGGGGGCCAGGACCCCCAGGGTGACGCGCTGCACCCTGACGCCAtccagaaggaggagaaggaggcccaccaggaggggggcgggggggcgggccTGATGGAGGAGGAGCTGCTGCAGAAGATTGAGGACCAGCACCGGGAGCAGCAGAAGATCCTGGCCGAGCAGAAGCAGATCCTGCAGGAACTCAAGGACCAGAAGGCCCAGCAGGAGcaggccgccgctgctgctgctgctgccgctgttgCTGCCGGCAACCCTGTACAGCCTGCTGCCGCGGCACCCCAGCCTGCCTGGGTGGCCGGTGCCCCCCCTGCTGCTGCTGTGCCCTTGGCAGGCCAGCAGGCTCCCAACGCTATGCCTGTGGCAGGCCAGCAGGCTGTCCCAGCTGTGCCCGCTGTAAATTATGCAGAACAGGTGGCTCCCCAGGCTGTCATACCTGCAGGCCAGGCAGTGCCTCTTGCACCTGCAGCCCAAGTGGTCCCCGCTGGTGTCCCTGCAGCTCAGGTGGCCCAGGCTGTTCCTGCAGGACAGGTGGTCCAGACTGTTCCTGCAGGTCAGGTGGTCCAGGCTGTTCCCGTTGCTCAGGTGGCCCAGGCTGTTCCCGTTGCTCAG GTGGCCCAGGCTGTTCCCGTTGCTCAGGTGGCCCAGGCTGTTCCCGTTGCTCAG GCTGTTCCCGTTGCTCAGGTGGCCCAGGCTGTTCCTGCTGCTCAGGTGGCCCAGGCTGGCCTCCCTGCTGCTCAGTTGCCACCCAATGCTGCCCAAGTGGCCCCTGTTGCAAATTATGCAGTCCTTCCTGCGGGACAAGGTTCCCCCGCCCTGCCCGCTGGACAGGGGGCTCCTGCAGCTCAAATGGCCCCTGCTGCCAGACAAGTGCCTACCGCCCAAGTATTGCCTGCTACAAGCCAGGTGGCTCCTGCTGTGGGTCAGATGGGtcctgctgtgcctgctgcccTGGTGGGTCCCACTGTTGGCCAGGTAGTGCCCCCTGCTGCCCCCATGGCTCGCGCTGTGGGCCCCACACCCCCCGCTGCTGCCCCGCGTGTGTCTGCCGGGGCCCCAGCGGGTGGGCAGGTTCGGCCGGCCACCCCGAAGGCCCCAAAGGCCCCCAAGCAGTCTGCCCCAGTGGCCCTCAAGGCCCCAAAACAGTCTGCCCCAGTAGCCCCAAATGCCCCCAAACCGTCATCCCCGAAGCCCCGGTTGCCCCACTACCCATCAGCTGGCCTCCCCGCGGGGCAACAGCCTGCCAAAAAGGGCCCCGTGGGGTACCTGGAGAAGATGTCCTCCGCCGCCCCCAAGAAGCCCCGCAAACACGACGAGGAGCGGCGCAAGAGAGCTGCGGGGCCGGAGCCCGAGCTTGTGCTGGGGCTGGGGCCTGAGGGTGCTGACCTTCCCCCCGTGGACCTGGCTGCCGGAGGCTGGGGCGTGGTGGGGCAGAAGGAGGCTGCCTTTGAGACCAGACACTTGCTCTGGGGCAACCGACGGACCAAGAGGCGGCACCGGCGGGGCGGCCAGCGGGGCGGTGACGAGGAGTACTGGGACGAGACctag